Proteins encoded in a region of the Hugenholtzia roseola DSM 9546 genome:
- a CDS encoding formylglycine-generating enzyme family protein yields the protein MNKTILVLFWVMVSGFCQGQVPILPSGMEMVEVVGGSFLRGCDTTRHDCYRAELPQHRVSVSTFWIAHTEVTYGQYAEFLNARKPTRAELESWVAWGNKNLYLLRQNDGVWVVLKGYDNHPIVLVSIEGALAFCTYYGGTLPSEAQWEYAAIGGKQSQNYLYAGSSDVEQVAWYRENANDKAQAVAQKKPNELGLYDMSGNVWEWCLDYFDEDFYRTPQARKANPLHTKENYSKHRVVRGGSWNSFDGYCRSITRFYAAEDNKNSYLGFRMVKK from the coding sequence ATGAATAAAACAATTTTGGTGCTTTTTTGGGTGATGGTGTCAGGCTTTTGTCAGGGGCAGGTGCCTATTTTGCCTTCGGGTATGGAGATGGTCGAAGTAGTGGGAGGTAGTTTTCTGCGTGGCTGCGATACCACAAGGCATGACTGCTACAGAGCGGAACTCCCCCAACATAGGGTATCGGTTTCCACCTTTTGGATAGCGCATACTGAGGTTACTTATGGGCAGTATGCTGAGTTTTTGAACGCCCGCAAGCCCACTCGTGCTGAGTTGGAAAGTTGGGTTGCTTGGGGCAATAAAAATTTGTATCTTTTGCGCCAGAATGATGGGGTTTGGGTAGTGTTGAAAGGCTACGACAATCACCCTATCGTGCTGGTGAGCATAGAAGGGGCTTTGGCTTTTTGTACTTACTATGGTGGTACTTTGCCTTCGGAAGCGCAGTGGGAATACGCTGCCATAGGGGGCAAGCAGAGTCAAAACTATCTTTATGCAGGCTCGTCTGATGTAGAGCAAGTGGCTTGGTATCGGGAAAATGCCAATGACAAAGCCCAAGCGGTAGCCCAAAAAAAGCCCAATGAATTAGGCTTGTATGATATGAGCGGTAATGTTTGGGAGTGGTGTCTGGATTATTTTGACGAAGATTTTTACAGAACTCCCCAAGCACGCAAGGCAAATCCGCTTCACACAAAAGAAAATTATTCCAAGCATCGCGTTGTGCGCGGTGGTTCGTGGAATAGTTTTGATGGTTATTGCCGTTCCATAACTCGCTTTTATGCAGCGGAAGACAACAAAAATAGCTATTTGGGTTTCCGAATGGTTAAAAAATAA
- a CDS encoding SUMF1/EgtB/PvdO family nonheme iron enzyme: protein MPIYPNITDYLHSFRHAEEFMKSERLKALETLPSPFIANQIHFMTGRFGCVVKVRLEGKGYAAKMFLHYDAHREKRLAEISRFIAQAQSPYLLPFEYYTDELWVSGDMAQGDFPLVLMPWAEGKTLGEYVSEKAKKGEWLAIDALYEAFVLLADYLLEAPFAHGDLKHDNIIVGENAKLTLVDYDGIYLPSLAHLPSGELGGSAFQHPERKNFPYCPQIDDFPILVILLALKALSLEPALINLRKEGDHLLFIKEDFENPMESELIKKLWLMPDPELRQLLGLMLSSLAQTHIKVIGLRAFVGKSLKKQAIRLKEELQLLKQQQTLSPPPTKTLLIGGSEPLKLIYVEGGEFMMGYDPNRDGEDRGMDDAKPLHKARLDGFYMAETQVTNAQYAAFLNEYGSDVVKDGEHKGLAMIYEHKWGVEKVGNKWQPQSGFENHPVVYVTWYGADEFCRFYGGSLPSEAQWEYAARGGNKSKGYKYAGSNNLDEVAWYDKNSGSKTHPVRQKLPNELGLYDMSGNVWEWCQDYYDEKFYETADAKKQNPLNNKVSDYMLLRGGSWYFNDNLCRSAVRYGYYPSVRDNDNGFRLSLRL, encoded by the coding sequence ATGCCTATTTATCCCAACATTACCGACTACCTGCATAGCTTTCGCCATGCGGAGGAATTTATGAAAAGCGAGCGTTTGAAGGCTTTGGAAACGCTGCCTTCGCCTTTTATTGCGAATCAGATTCATTTCATGACGGGGCGTTTTGGCTGCGTTGTCAAGGTGCGTTTGGAGGGCAAAGGCTATGCGGCGAAAATGTTTTTGCATTACGACGCGCATAGGGAAAAGCGTTTGGCGGAAATTTCGCGCTTTATTGCACAAGCGCAAAGTCCCTACCTGCTGCCTTTTGAATACTACACCGACGAGTTATGGGTGAGCGGAGATATGGCGCAGGGCGATTTTCCGCTGGTGCTAATGCCTTGGGCAGAGGGCAAAACGTTGGGCGAATATGTGTCGGAAAAGGCAAAAAAGGGTGAGTGGCTTGCCATAGACGCGCTTTATGAGGCGTTTGTTCTTTTGGCAGACTACCTTCTGGAAGCTCCCTTTGCGCATGGCGATTTGAAGCACGACAATATCATTGTGGGCGAAAATGCCAAACTTACCTTAGTGGATTACGACGGCATCTACCTGCCTTCCCTTGCGCACCTGCCTTCGGGCGAACTGGGCGGCTCTGCCTTCCAGCACCCCGAACGCAAAAATTTCCCCTACTGCCCCCAAATAGACGATTTCCCTATCTTGGTTATCTTGCTTGCTTTGAAGGCACTTAGCCTTGAGCCTGCCCTGATAAACTTACGAAAAGAAGGCGACCACCTCCTTTTTATCAAAGAAGACTTCGAAAACCCGATGGAAAGCGAGCTTATCAAAAAGCTATGGCTGATGCCCGACCCCGAATTGCGACAACTCTTAGGGCTGATGCTTAGTAGCTTGGCGCAAACGCATATCAAAGTCATTGGGTTGCGGGCTTTTGTAGGGAAAAGCCTAAAAAAACAAGCCATAAGGCTCAAAGAAGAGCTACAACTTCTCAAACAGCAGCAAACCCTAAGCCCACCCCCCACCAAAACCCTTTTGATAGGAGGCAGCGAGCCGCTCAAACTTATCTATGTAGAAGGTGGAGAATTTATGATGGGGTACGACCCAAATAGAGATGGAGAGGATAGAGGTATGGATGATGCCAAACCCCTACACAAAGCCCGCTTAGATGGCTTTTATATGGCAGAAACACAGGTTACGAACGCCCAGTATGCCGCTTTTTTGAATGAATACGGCAGCGACGTAGTAAAAGACGGCGAGCATAAAGGGCTGGCGATGATTTATGAACACAAATGGGGCGTAGAAAAGGTAGGTAATAAGTGGCAACCCCAATCAGGTTTTGAAAATCACCCTGTTGTTTATGTAACGTGGTATGGGGCAGATGAATTTTGCCGTTTTTATGGCGGCTCTCTGCCTTCTGAAGCGCAGTGGGAATATGCCGCCAGAGGAGGCAATAAAAGCAAAGGCTACAAGTATGCGGGTTCTAATAACTTAGATGAGGTGGCGTGGTATGATAAAAATTCAGGTTCAAAAACTCATCCTGTTCGCCAAAAGCTACCCAATGAATTAGGTTTATACGACATGAGCGGCAATGTGTGGGAATGGTGTCAGGATTATTATGATGAAAAGTTTTATGAAACTGCTGATGCCAAAAAGCAAAACCCTTTGAATAACAAAGTATCTGACTATATGCTTTTGCGTGGCGGTTCGTGGTACTTCAATGATAATCTCTGCCGCTCTGCCGTCCGTTACGGGTACTATCCTTCTGTTAGGGACAACGACAACGGCTTTCGTTTGTCCCTTAGGCTGTAA
- a CDS encoding vWA domain-containing protein: MSNLPTTFQTGDLSQYLAAIQSQPLHHIKAEPYTQEICRGQPTAIIFLVDQSGSMSEKIRGKDQSKADFVAKAINQTLYELVSVCTKGYGIGHYIDVALIGYGGIDSKQAYSLWEGNLKGKTWVQSDQLSGNEIDREEIEVEDRVRGEIKMLKKTIPTWLRAKSQSQTPMGAALEYAHLLLSEWIQKHPHNYPPTVFNITDGAQTDCSNEALLEKAKNLKNLHTSDGNVLLFNLHIDTSQNESLLFPSERESLPQDRYAQLMYDIASDLPAIYNRQVADLNNQDIPTNRTFTALAYQADATAFMKMIDIGTRSQKAQVKNAQ, encoded by the coding sequence ATGTCGAACTTACCAACTACTTTCCAAACGGGCGATTTGAGCCAATACCTTGCTGCCATTCAGAGTCAGCCTTTGCATCATATCAAGGCAGAACCTTACACGCAGGAAATTTGTAGAGGGCAGCCTACGGCGATTATTTTTTTGGTAGACCAGTCGGGTTCGATGAGTGAGAAAATCAGGGGCAAAGACCAAAGTAAGGCAGATTTTGTGGCGAAGGCTATCAATCAAACTTTGTATGAACTTGTGTCTGTCTGCACAAAAGGGTATGGCATTGGGCATTATATTGATGTGGCTTTGATAGGATATGGGGGCATAGATAGCAAGCAGGCTTATAGCCTTTGGGAGGGAAATTTGAAGGGCAAGACTTGGGTGCAATCCGACCAACTATCTGGAAATGAAATAGATAGAGAAGAAATAGAGGTAGAAGACAGAGTGCGTGGTGAAATCAAGATGCTAAAAAAAACAATCCCTACTTGGCTAAGAGCCAAATCGCAAAGCCAAACGCCTATGGGGGCAGCCTTAGAATATGCGCACCTGCTTTTAAGCGAATGGATACAAAAGCACCCCCACAATTATCCGCCTACGGTTTTCAATATCACCGATGGAGCGCAAACGGATTGTAGCAATGAGGCACTTTTAGAAAAGGCAAAAAATCTAAAAAACTTACATACTTCTGATGGCAATGTTTTGCTCTTTAATCTGCATATAGATACAAGCCAAAACGAAAGTTTGCTTTTTCCCAGCGAGCGTGAAAGTCTGCCACAAGACCGTTATGCACAACTTATGTATGATATTGCTTCAGATTTGCCTGCGATTTATAATAGACAAGTAGCCGATTTAAACAATCAAGACATTCCTACCAATCGCACCTTTACAGCCCTTGCCTACCAAGCAGACGCGACAGCTTTTATGAAAATGATAGATATAGGCACACGCTCACAAAAGGCGCAAGTAAAAAATGCACAATAA
- a CDS encoding protein phosphatase 2C domain-containing protein: MKIESRAQSCPKDSNEPERPNEDALRQDKSRGIYAVSDGAGGTGIFSDLWANYLVSHLPAKPIFSLSELNQWIDTIWESFYREREQALENLAYPIRNKFHEQGSAATLAALWLEGEKAHLLTYGDSHIWSFKSDDYTQKLFIPYKKTEDFEANPYLLNWKDENLSEKGFCIKSIELAQNQILILATDALSLYLMQHYERNYEKDEKQIEVRGKIRLTHEEINKSKAQNFDEILKNLWNVLESEEKFSEFCREAYQKGQLLNDDYSLIFIKIS; encoded by the coding sequence ATGAAAATAGAAAGCCGCGCCCAAAGTTGCCCCAAAGATAGCAACGAACCCGAACGCCCCAATGAAGATGCTTTGCGCCAAGACAAAAGCAGGGGCATCTACGCCGTTTCTGATGGCGCAGGTGGCACAGGGATTTTTTCCGACCTTTGGGCAAATTATTTGGTGAGCCACTTGCCCGCAAAGCCTATTTTTTCACTTTCCGAACTAAATCAGTGGATTGATACAATTTGGGAATCTTTTTATCGTGAAAGAGAGCAAGCCTTAGAAAATTTGGCATATCCTATCCGCAACAAGTTTCATGAGCAGGGCAGTGCCGCCACCTTAGCCGCACTCTGGTTGGAGGGCGAAAAGGCGCATTTGCTTACGTATGGCGATAGTCATATTTGGTCTTTCAAGTCTGATGATTACACACAAAAACTTTTTATTCCCTACAAAAAGACAGAAGATTTTGAAGCCAATCCCTATCTTTTGAATTGGAAAGATGAAAACTTGTCGGAAAAAGGATTTTGCATAAAAAGTATAGAACTTGCTCAAAATCAAATTCTTATCTTAGCCACAGATGCCCTTTCGCTTTACCTGATGCAGCACTACGAGCGCAATTATGAAAAAGACGAAAAGCAAATTGAGGTAAGAGGAAAAATTAGACTTACTCACGAAGAGATAAACAAAAGTAAGGCTCAAAATTTTGACGAAATTTTGAAAAACCTTTGGAACGTTTTAGAAAGTGAAGAAAAGTTTAGCGAATTTTGTAGGGAAGCCTATCAGAAGGGACAACTTTTAAATGACGATTACAGCCTTATTTTCATTAAAATTTCGTAA
- a CDS encoding transporter codes for MKWSFSCFKKGYLCLALLGLNVGFAQAQDAPNTDSLSAKTSHSKPYTLATDRPSVSFSAYTAPKNVLIAEMGYFRQVLKDGDATYAFSTSPNLSFRVGLSERVELRLGWDYNRFSYRLRNSQSISQGSGATTLGFKATLFEEKGILPQTAFLGSLQFPQTAVEAFDAGFISPSFRFLFQNNLSNKVALFYNLGANFGVDSGGAPQTSAAYTLGVGTAVVGNLSAFVEVFGTIPEREQAQHGIDAGLTYLFKQQFQTDASFGYGLVGFAPDWFFNVGFSFYLQGKKK; via the coding sequence ATGAAATGGTCTTTCTCTTGTTTTAAAAAGGGCTATTTGTGCCTTGCGCTTTTGGGTCTGAATGTCGGATTTGCCCAAGCCCAAGACGCGCCTAATACCGACTCGCTTTCCGCCAAAACAAGCCACTCGAAACCTTACACCCTTGCTACCGACCGCCCCAGCGTGAGTTTTTCTGCCTACACTGCCCCCAAAAATGTCCTTATTGCCGAAATGGGCTATTTCCGACAGGTCTTAAAAGATGGCGACGCTACCTATGCTTTTAGCACTTCGCCTAACCTTTCCTTTCGCGTTGGTTTGTCTGAAAGGGTAGAATTGCGCTTAGGGTGGGACTACAATCGCTTCAGCTATCGCCTGCGCAATAGTCAAAGTATTAGTCAGGGTTCGGGTGCAACCACTTTGGGATTTAAAGCCACACTCTTCGAAGAGAAGGGCATCTTACCACAAACCGCCTTTTTGGGGTCTTTGCAGTTTCCACAAACGGCTGTCGAAGCCTTTGATGCAGGTTTTATTAGTCCTTCCTTCCGATTCTTGTTTCAAAATAATTTGAGTAACAAAGTAGCACTTTTCTATAACCTTGGCGCAAACTTTGGAGTTGATAGCGGAGGCGCACCTCAAACAAGTGCAGCCTATACCTTGGGCGTAGGGACGGCTGTGGTCGGAAATCTGTCTGCTTTTGTAGAGGTTTTTGGTACAATTCCTGAAAGAGAGCAAGCCCAACATGGCATAGATGCAGGCTTGACCTATCTTTTCAAACAGCAATTTCAAACGGACGCTTCCTTTGGATATGGGCTTGTCGGATTCGCACCCGATTGGTTTTTCAATGTAGGTTTTTCTTTTTATTTACAAGGAAAAAAGAAATAA
- a CDS encoding adenylate/guanylate cyclase domain-containing protein, with amino-acid sequence MPSNRLLMLTSCCGSARFFMTLLLFFCLLVGQSHSLSAQPDAKELEKYTKAKARGDEKNAAKAAFEIGKKARSKKDYKTAETYYQNAIRSGLVAENYRLVAQAYSDLGGIANSQNQGKTALDYYQKAADLYFTKLNDKSAYGEEKFRAGLVFKGMRSYTKAIEFFKQASNLAAESGNAALTQRATEQLSLVYRELGDTQRANMYQELYAKLLKPAEKVTVLEKEATALANLGDSLSLTRQELDMQRQKMEDLEEEKRRKSKEIMELVSANEAKTDSLLKASQELEATLEAQKIKDQRNLFVLIAGIVFVVLVSISFVVVLNAYRAKNKANQILAQKNEEIESQKAIIEEEKEKSEKLLLNILPKETATELMEKGYATPRQYDMVTVLFTDFKGFTNIAEQLTPAEIIKDLDDCFFAFDEICEKYNLEKIKTIGDAYMCAAGLPLPNTTNPRDAVLAGLEMQAFMEQWKEKKVAQGRHYFELRLGIHTGAVVAGVVGKKKFAYDIWGDAVNTAARMESSGEVGRVNISGATYQYIKDEFFCSYRGKVPAKNKGEVDMYFVISKY; translated from the coding sequence ATGCCTTCAAACCGTCTGTTGATGCTCACTTCTTGTTGCGGCTCTGCTCGCTTTTTTATGACGCTGCTGCTATTTTTTTGCCTTTTGGTAGGTCAATCACATAGCCTTTCAGCGCAACCAGATGCTAAGGAATTAGAGAAATACACCAAAGCCAAAGCGCGTGGCGATGAGAAAAATGCTGCCAAAGCTGCCTTTGAAATTGGAAAAAAAGCGCGTAGCAAAAAGGACTACAAAACTGCCGAAACCTATTACCAAAACGCTATCCGTTCAGGCTTGGTGGCGGAAAATTATCGCCTTGTGGCACAGGCTTATAGCGATTTGGGCGGAATTGCCAATTCTCAAAATCAGGGCAAAACTGCCTTAGACTACTACCAGAAGGCTGCCGACCTCTATTTTACCAAACTCAACGACAAGAGTGCCTACGGAGAAGAGAAATTTCGCGCAGGGTTGGTCTTTAAAGGCATGCGAAGCTACACCAAAGCGATAGAATTTTTCAAGCAAGCCAGCAATTTAGCCGCCGAATCGGGCAATGCAGCCCTCACACAGCGAGCTACCGAGCAGCTTTCCTTAGTGTATCGCGAATTGGGCGACACCCAACGCGCCAACATGTACCAAGAACTCTACGCCAAACTTTTGAAACCTGCCGAAAAAGTAACGGTTTTGGAAAAAGAAGCCACTGCCTTAGCCAATTTAGGCGACTCTTTGAGCCTCACGCGCCAAGAATTGGACATGCAACGCCAAAAGATGGAGGATTTGGAGGAAGAAAAACGCCGCAAATCGAAGGAAATCATGGAGCTTGTTAGTGCCAACGAAGCCAAAACGGATTCGCTGCTCAAAGCCAGTCAGGAATTAGAAGCCACTTTGGAGGCGCAAAAAATCAAAGACCAGCGCAATTTATTTGTCTTGATTGCAGGGATTGTGTTTGTGGTCTTGGTTTCGATTTCTTTTGTTGTGGTCTTGAACGCCTATCGTGCCAAAAATAAGGCAAATCAGATTTTGGCACAAAAAAATGAGGAGATAGAATCGCAAAAGGCGATTATAGAGGAGGAAAAGGAAAAGTCTGAAAAGCTACTTTTGAATATCCTACCCAAAGAAACGGCAACCGAATTGATGGAAAAAGGCTATGCTACGCCCCGTCAGTACGACATGGTTACGGTCTTATTTACCGACTTCAAGGGCTTTACCAATATTGCCGAACAGCTCACGCCTGCCGAAATTATCAAGGATTTGGACGACTGTTTTTTTGCCTTTGATGAAATTTGTGAAAAGTATAATCTTGAAAAAATCAAAACCATTGGTGATGCCTACATGTGTGCCGCAGGGCTGCCACTACCCAATACGACCAATCCGCGTGATGCCGTCTTAGCAGGCTTGGAAATGCAAGCCTTTATGGAGCAGTGGAAGGAAAAGAAAGTAGCACAAGGCAGGCACTACTTCGAGCTTCGCTTGGGGATTCACACAGGGGCAGTAGTGGCAGGCGTAGTGGGCAAGAAGAAATTTGCCTACGACATCTGGGGTGATGCCGTCAATACGGCTGCACGCATGGAGAGCAGTGGCGAAGTAGGAAGGGTCAATATTTCAGGGGCAACCTACCAATACATCAAAGATGAATTTTTCTGTTCGTATCGCGGAAAAGTTCCTGCCAAAAACAAAGGAGAAGTAGATATGTATTTTGTCATCTCAAAATATTAG
- a CDS encoding AAA family ATPase, whose product MIFRNKKNTEKPYKFKDLRTYASTEWLADGQKKYRSVYEAMETSFIYAELTFHNKLFDYEEWQANIELRCYHIKEKEGRVLICNIDVKQTIAPEADTVYVREGWGGAEAGSFWKKGDYIWEAYIEGELVGSRFFYVEAAGSVTEDFNPYFEIDSIRLYEGSNQGKPVGERVYYTHFHHVDTRYIWVEFNFNNHHDDDWFCELTFNFYNEARQLKGKTIELRRILKDEASISFSTGWGSDARASWFKGFYTVEIVFMDKLIATLPFEVATKYFIGTNPYYEQNLFKERLTHSTPQTEDDFTLEDSLQELNRLVGLREIKRKIQDYTYYMNFTKLRKERGFEEKKPLNLHAVFKGNPGTGKTTVAHLLGRIYKKMGFLSDGKVYEVGRVELVGQYIGQTAPKVKEVIEKARGGVLFIDEAYALIRNNDDSKDYGHEVLEILVKEMSDGEGNLVIVMAGYTAQMEVLLESNPGLKSRIGLSLEFDDYSPQELLKIAYLAAEDYELTLTDEAFHVFAKKLTETFRKRDKTFGNGRLVYMMMEKAKINMAIRLMVEGNAENLDKESLRLVQVADILKLEEGRKPRQVEEIDTDEEALQEALEELNGLIGLKEVKLRVRELVDLVRFYKQTGRNITHQFSLHSIFKGNPGTGKTTVARLLAQIYKALGILERGHLIETDRQGLVAGYVGQTAIKTRERIEEAMGGVLFVDEAYALHSANSYHDFGHEAVETLLKKMEDRRGDFIVIAAGYPRNMDDFLNMNPGLKSRFDRIFHFEDFTTEELLEIALAAFGKENLKLEPAAQAFLEAEIRELHRKRDLYFGNARTIRKMVREAIRQQHLRIAQISAEARTPYLLQTILLEDLKAVPQSEKEEQRRSSVGF is encoded by the coding sequence ATGATTTTTAGAAATAAAAAAAATACCGAAAAACCCTACAAGTTTAAAGATTTACGCACTTATGCCTCTACCGAATGGTTGGCAGATGGGCAGAAAAAGTATCGCTCTGTGTATGAGGCGATGGAAACCTCCTTTATCTATGCCGAGCTTACCTTTCACAACAAACTCTTTGATTACGAGGAATGGCAGGCAAATATCGAGCTACGCTGCTATCACATCAAGGAAAAGGAAGGGCGCGTCCTGATTTGCAACATCGATGTCAAACAGACCATTGCACCCGAAGCCGACACCGTCTATGTGCGCGAAGGTTGGGGAGGGGCAGAAGCGGGTTCATTTTGGAAAAAAGGCGATTATATTTGGGAAGCCTACATCGAGGGCGAACTGGTCGGCTCACGCTTTTTTTATGTAGAAGCCGCAGGCAGCGTAACAGAAGACTTCAATCCCTATTTTGAGATAGATTCTATCCGTCTTTACGAAGGCTCAAATCAGGGGAAACCCGTCGGCGAGCGCGTCTATTACACCCATTTCCACCACGTAGATACGCGCTACATTTGGGTAGAATTTAATTTCAACAATCACCATGACGACGATTGGTTTTGCGAACTTACCTTCAATTTTTACAATGAAGCCCGTCAGCTAAAAGGCAAAACCATAGAATTGCGGCGTATTTTGAAAGATGAGGCGAGCATTTCATTTTCCACAGGCTGGGGTTCAGATGCGCGTGCTTCGTGGTTTAAAGGCTTTTATACCGTCGAGATTGTCTTTATGGACAAACTTATCGCCACCTTGCCTTTTGAAGTAGCCACCAAATATTTTATCGGTACAAATCCCTACTATGAGCAAAATTTATTTAAAGAAAGGCTCACACACAGCACTCCACAAACCGAAGACGATTTTACCCTCGAAGATTCCTTGCAGGAGCTAAACCGTTTGGTAGGATTGCGCGAAATCAAAAGGAAGATTCAGGACTATACCTATTATATGAATTTCACAAAATTGCGCAAAGAACGCGGTTTTGAAGAAAAAAAGCCATTAAACCTACATGCCGTCTTCAAAGGCAACCCCGGAACGGGCAAGACCACAGTGGCGCACCTTTTGGGTAGGATTTACAAAAAGATGGGTTTTCTTTCTGACGGAAAAGTATATGAAGTGGGGCGCGTAGAATTGGTAGGACAATATATCGGACAAACCGCACCCAAAGTGAAGGAGGTCATAGAAAAGGCGCGTGGCGGCGTTCTTTTTATAGACGAAGCCTATGCCCTGATTCGCAACAATGACGATAGCAAAGACTACGGACACGAAGTCCTCGAAATTTTAGTCAAAGAGATGTCGGACGGCGAAGGAAACTTGGTAATTGTCATGGCAGGCTATACCGCCCAAATGGAGGTGCTGCTCGAATCGAATCCGGGTCTCAAATCGCGTATCGGACTAAGCTTAGAATTTGACGATTATAGCCCCCAAGAGCTACTCAAAATTGCCTACTTAGCCGCCGAAGACTACGAACTGACCCTGACAGACGAGGCGTTTCACGTTTTTGCAAAAAAACTCACCGAAACCTTCCGCAAACGCGATAAGACCTTTGGAAACGGACGGTTGGTTTATATGATGATGGAAAAAGCCAAAATCAATATGGCAATTCGTCTAATGGTTGAAGGAAATGCCGAAAATTTAGACAAAGAGAGCCTACGTTTGGTGCAGGTAGCCGATATTCTCAAATTGGAAGAAGGCAGAAAACCGCGTCAGGTAGAAGAAATAGACACAGACGAAGAAGCCCTACAAGAAGCCCTCGAAGAGCTTAATGGGCTAATTGGCTTGAAAGAAGTCAAGTTGCGTGTGCGTGAGTTGGTAGATTTGGTTCGTTTTTACAAGCAAACGGGGCGTAACATTACGCACCAATTTTCGCTGCACAGCATTTTCAAAGGCAACCCCGGAACAGGCAAGACGACAGTAGCGCGACTGCTTGCACAAATCTACAAAGCCTTAGGCATTTTAGAAAGGGGGCATTTGATAGAAACCGACAGGCAGGGTTTGGTGGCGGGCTACGTAGGGCAGACCGCCATCAAGACGCGCGAAAGGATAGAAGAAGCCATGGGCGGCGTTCTTTTTGTAGATGAAGCCTACGCCCTTCATTCTGCCAATAGCTACCACGATTTTGGGCATGAAGCCGTCGAGACCCTTTTGAAAAAAATGGAAGACCGCAGAGGCGATTTTATCGTGATTGCGGCAGGCTACCCACGCAATATGGACGATTTTCTCAACATGAACCCCGGTTTGAAGTCGCGCTTCGACCGCATCTTTCACTTCGAAGACTTTACCACCGAAGAGCTACTCGAAATTGCCTTAGCCGCCTTTGGCAAGGAAAATCTCAAATTAGAGCCAGCGGCACAGGCATTTTTAGAAGCCGAAATTCGAGAATTGCACCGAAAACGCGACCTCTATTTTGGCAATGCGCGTACCATTCGCAAAATGGTCAGGGAAGCCATCAGGCAGCAGCACCTCCGCATTGCACAAATAAGTGCCGAAGCGCGAACCCCTTATCTATTGCAAACCATTCTTTTAGAAGACCTAAAAGCCGTACCGCAATCGGAAAAGGAGGAACAAAGGCGCAGCAGTGTAGGTTTTTAG
- a CDS encoding RNA polymerase sigma factor — translation MVDAQILEQFKEPASRAAAFRTLVETYQTRLYAHLRRILGNHDDTDDVLQETFIKVWRNLAQFEGKSSLYTWLYRIATHEALRFLAQQKKKRFWFSFQSQQKQALSFENASFFALSQGQAQSLVLDEARIGQMLADAIATLPEKQRIVFLMRYYDETPYEEMSQILDTSVGALKASYHQAAKKITRFVSIDLENL, via the coding sequence ATGGTTGATGCCCAAATTTTGGAACAATTTAAAGAGCCAGCTTCGCGTGCCGCCGCTTTTCGCACTTTGGTAGAAACCTACCAAACGCGCCTTTACGCGCATCTGCGAAGGATTTTGGGCAATCACGACGATACAGATGATGTTTTGCAAGAAACTTTTATCAAAGTTTGGCGCAATTTGGCACAATTTGAAGGCAAATCAAGCCTTTATACTTGGCTCTATCGCATTGCTACCCACGAGGCACTTCGCTTTTTGGCACAACAAAAGAAAAAGCGTTTTTGGTTTTCTTTTCAAAGTCAGCAAAAGCAGGCTCTTAGTTTTGAGAACGCCTCCTTTTTTGCCCTTTCGCAGGGGCAGGCGCAAAGTTTGGTCTTAGATGAGGCGCGAATTGGGCAGATGTTGGCAGATGCCATCGCGACCCTACCAGAAAAGCAGCGGATTGTCTTTCTGATGCGCTATTACGACGAAACGCCCTACGAGGAAATGTCGCAAATCCTCGATACCTCTGTGGGCGCACTCAAAGCCTCCTATCATCAGGCTGCCAAAAAAATTACGCGATTTGTGTCTATTGATTTGGAAAATCTATAA
- the pyrE gene encoding orotate phosphoribosyltransferase: MTTTEREIAAALLEIGAVKLSPQEPFKWASGWLSPIYCDNRLTLSYPTLRTQIKEALVALLQTHFAQAQAVAGVATAGIPQAALVADALELPLLYVRPAPKSHGTKSQIEGKYEKGQKVVVLEDLISTGKSSLAALEVLRSEGVEVLGMIAIFSYGFPLAKEAFEAANVPFYTLSNYTALLTEALRKEYIQEEELATLQEWRNAPEKWK, from the coding sequence ATGACTACTACCGAAAGAGAAATTGCGGCTGCCCTCCTCGAAATTGGCGCAGTCAAGTTAAGCCCACAAGAGCCTTTCAAATGGGCTTCGGGCTGGCTTTCACCCATTTATTGCGACAACCGCCTTACGCTTTCTTATCCTACCCTTCGCACCCAAATCAAAGAAGCACTGGTAGCACTCTTGCAGACGCATTTTGCACAAGCCCAAGCAGTGGCAGGGGTTGCGACAGCAGGGATTCCGCAGGCAGCCTTAGTAGCAGATGCCCTCGAATTGCCTTTGCTTTATGTTCGCCCTGCCCCTAAATCGCATGGCACAAAGAGCCAAATTGAGGGCAAATACGAAAAGGGACAAAAAGTAGTCGTCTTAGAAGATTTGATTTCCACAGGCAAAAGTTCGCTTGCTGCCCTCGAGGTTTTGCGCAGCGAAGGAGTCGAGGTCTTGGGTATGATTGCCATTTTTAGCTATGGTTTTCCCCTTGCCAAAGAAGCCTTCGAAGCGGCAAACGTCCCTTTCTATACCCTTTCCAATTATACGGCTTTGCTCACCGAAGCCCTTAGAAAAGAGTACATTCAGGAGGAGGAATTAGCCACGCTGCAAGAATGGCGCAATGCGCCCGAAAAGTGGAAGTAA